One genomic region from Labeo rohita strain BAU-BD-2019 chromosome 7, IGBB_LRoh.1.0, whole genome shotgun sequence encodes:
- the slc7a8a gene encoding solute carrier family 7 member 8a, protein MTDGPRQRGSAAPSISEDGAADAGKAAGQSVALKKEIGLVSACGIIIGNIIGSGIFVSPKGVLENASSVGLALIVWIITGVITAIGALCYAELGVTIPKSGGDYSYVKDIFGGLAGFLRLWIAVLVIYPTNQAVIALTFSNYVLQPLFPTCFPPENGLRLLAAICLLLLTWVNCSSVRWATRVQDVFTAGKLLALILIIIMGIVQICKGEYYWLEPANAFEPFQDYDVGLIALAFLQGSFAYGGWNFLNYVTEELVDPYVNLPRAIFISIPLVTFVYVFANIAYVTAMSPQELLASNAVAVTFGEKLLGVMSWIMPISVALSTFGGVNGSLFTSSRLFFAGAREGHLPSLLAMIHVKRCTPIPALLFTCISTLLMLCTSDMYTLINYVGFINYLFYGVTVAGQIVIRVKQPDMHRPIKISLVWPVIYLLFWAFLLIFSLYSEPVVCGIGLAIMLTGVPVYFLGVYWENKPQCFNTFVDKMTFLGQKFCLVVYPMEDEKKNEEPGEEIEMKEQSVPLSADDEQTPKSADC, encoded by the exons ATGACGGATGGACCGAGACAAAGAGGGAGCGCAGCCCCGAGCATTAGCGAGGATGGTGCAGCAGACGCGGGGAAAGCAGCAGGACAGTCGGTGGCGTTGAAGAAAGAGATCGGTCTCGTCAGTGCATGTGGCATTATTATCG GTAATATCATTGGCTCTGGAATCTTTGTCAGCCCGAAGGGAGTGTTGGAAAATGCCAGTTCAGTGGGCCTGGCCCTCATTGTATGGATCATCACAGGCGTTATAACAGCCATCGGTGCACTCTGCTACGCTGAGCTGGGTGTTACAATCCCCAAATCTGGAGGCGACTACTCTTATGTCAAGGACATCTTTGGAGGGCTGGCAGG GTTTCTGCGGTTGTGGATCGCCGTGTTGGTGATCTACCCCACTAACCAGGCGGTTATTGCTCTCACCTTCTCCAACTACGTCCTGCAGCCTCTGTTCCCCACCTGCTTCCCCCCAGAGAATGGTCTGCGTCTGCTCGCTGCCATCTGCTTGT TGCTGCTGACTTGGGTGAATTGCTCTAGCGTGCGCTGGGCAACACGAGTACAGGATGTCTTCACTGCAGGGAAACTTTTGGCCCTCATTCTTATCATCATCATGGGCATCGTACAAATCTGCAAGG GCGAGTATTACTGGTTGGAGCCGGCCAATGCTTTCGAGCCGTTTCAAGACTATGATGTTGGTCTGATCGCACTAGCATTTCTACAGGGGTCCTTCGCCTACGGTGGCTGGAATTTCCTCAATTATGTCACAGAGGAACTCGTCGACCCTTATGT GAACCTTCCCCGTGCTATCTTCATCTCCATTCCCCTTGTGAcctttgtgtatgtttttgctAACATTGCTTACGTCACTGCAATGAGCCCTCAGGAACTTCTGGCTTCTAATGCTGTAGCTGTG ACGTTTGGTGAGAAGCTGTTGGGAGTGATGTCATGGATCATGCCCATCTCTGTGGCCTTGTCCACATTTGGGGGGGTCAACGGCTCCCTCTTCACCTCCTCTCG GTTGTTCTTTGCGGGTGCACGTGAAGGTCATCTACCTAGCTTACTGGCTATGATTCATGTGAAGCGCTGCACCCCAATTCCAGCCCTGCTCTTCACT TGCATCTCAACACTTCTGATGCTGTGCACCAGTGACATGTACACACTTATCAACTATGTGGGTTTCATCAACTACCTCTTCTACGGTGTCACTGTTGCTGGGCAGATTGTAATACGGGTTAAACAGCCAGATATGCACCGGCCAATTAAA ATCAGTCTGGTGTGGCCTGTCATCTACCTGCTGTTCTGGGCCTTCCTGCTGATCTTCTCTCTGTACTCGGAGCCTGTGGTATGTGGCATTGGCTTGGCCATCATGCTTACCGGAGTCCCTGTCTATTTCTTGGGCGTGTACTGGGAGAACAAACCCCAGTGTTTCAATACATTTGTTG ACAAGATGACATTCCTGGGTCAGAAGTTCTGCTTAGTGGTCTACCCAATGGAGGACGAGAAGAAAAACGAGGAGCCTGGAGAAGAAATCGAAATGAAGGAACAGTCGGTTCCACTGTCAGCGGATGATGAGCAGACACCGAAATCAGCTGACTGCTGA
- the nedd8 gene encoding NEDD8 produces the protein MLIKVKTLTGKEIEIDIEPTDKVERIKERVEEKEGIPPQQQRLIYSGKQMNDEKTAADYKIQGGSVLHLVLALRGGQVHQHPSSLLSSM, from the exons ATGCTAATTAAAGTCAAG ACACTCACTGGCAAAGAAATCGAGATTGACATCGAGCCCACAGACAAG GTGGAGAGAATAAAAGAGAGAGTGGAGGAGAAAGAGGGAATCCCACCCCAGCAACAGAGACTCATCTACAGTGGAAAACAGAT GAATGATGAGAAAACAGCAGCTGATTACAAGATCCAGGGTGGCTCTGTGCTGCATCTGGTTCTTGCGCTAAGAGGTGGACAGGTCCACCAGCATCCCAGCAGTCTCCTTTCATCTATGTAA